Part of the Leishmania infantum JPCM5 genome chromosome 20 genome is shown below.
GATGCCGGCGATGATCTCCTCCATCAGAGAGGGCACCCGAGCCTGAGTGTCGCGGTCGAGGCAGCGCAGTGtgccgcgcatgcgcacggtATCCGGAATCACGTTATAGCTTCCTCTCCCGCCCTCGAAGGTGGTAATGCTCAGTACAGGGGCCTTCAGAGCGCTCACGCGGCGTGATACAACGGACTGGAGGTTTGCCACGACCTCTGAGGCAATGAGAATGGGGTCGACACACAGCTCCGGCTGCGAGGCatggccgccagcaccgcggaTCACAATGTCGAAGTCGTTGCACGCACCCATAATCGTTCCCATACGGCACCAGATTGACCCGGAGGGACGCATGACGTCGACGTGCAGCCCAAAGATCATGGACACGCCATCCAGCACACCAAGGCCCAccagctgcttcgcgccgctcgggaccacctcctcggcgtGCTGGAAAACAAAGCGAACAGTCCCACGGATGCGGTCGCGCATCTGGCACAGCACCTTCACCGCCCCAAGCAGCATCGCCGTGTGGGCATCGTGGCCACACGCGTGCATCACGCCTGGCCGCTTCGAGCTGAAGGgctcgccgctctcctcctgcagcggcagtgcatcCATGTCGGCGCGCAGGGCGTACATGGGtcc
Proteins encoded:
- a CDS encoding putative N-acyl-L-amino acid amidohydrolase, whose protein sequence is MSFVQTLITAVQPEVVQWRRHIHEYPYVAYEEQPTADYVADVLSSMPAPLDIRRLTPNSVVADLRGGAGEGPMYALRADMDALPLQEESGEPFSSKRPGVMHACGHDAHTAMLLGAVKVLCQMRDRIRGTVRFVFQHAEEVVPSGAKQLVGLGVLDGVSMIFGLHVDVMRPSGSIWCRMGTIMGACNDFDIVIRGAGGHASQPELCVDPILIASEVVANLQSVVSRRVSALKAPVLSITTFEGGRGSYNVIPDTVRMRGTLRCLDRDTQARVPSLMEEIIAGITKAHGAQYELSWLEPNIVTYNDPKAYEVAKAAAVRLVGEGNYHELSTPLLGVADFSEYQAVVPGCLCWLGVGNSALGDANNHNYSSRFRMNEAGMELGVKHHVLIIASLMMQTEGSKE